The following proteins are co-located in the Desulfonauticus submarinus genome:
- a CDS encoding ABC transporter ATP-binding protein, protein MLRVQGIDLSYGTQQVLFNLNFNLHQGEILGFLGPNGAGKSSTMRILTGYLRPSKGEVFFLDKDVSKNPLFLREHLGYLPETAPIYPELKVEEYLKWVAEVKSVENINKEVDKVIRECGLKTVQKKLIRYLSKGYRQRVGLAQALLGDPKLIILDEPTVGLDPTQVREIRNLIKELGKEKTILLSTHILSEVELLCKRVIIINRGRILADESLEELVKKAGEKRFILLLSRKTDLNIFKEEIGDCFSLIELKEVTDGYKLELSQKREGDFREKIFAAAIKSNGVLLELFPKRSSLEEAFVKLVYSGEEQ, encoded by the coding sequence ATGCTGAGGGTGCAAGGGATTGATTTATCTTATGGAACACAGCAGGTACTTTTTAATCTTAACTTTAATCTCCATCAGGGAGAGATTTTAGGTTTTTTAGGACCTAATGGAGCTGGAAAGTCTAGTACTATGAGGATATTAACTGGGTATTTGCGGCCTTCAAAAGGAGAAGTATTTTTTTTAGATAAAGATGTAAGCAAAAATCCTCTTTTTTTGCGAGAACACTTAGGATATTTACCTGAAACTGCTCCTATCTATCCTGAGTTAAAGGTTGAAGAATATCTTAAGTGGGTAGCTGAAGTAAAATCAGTAGAAAATATAAACAAAGAAGTTGATAAGGTAATAAGAGAGTGTGGGTTAAAAACAGTACAAAAAAAACTTATTCGTTATTTAAGTAAAGGATACAGACAAAGAGTTGGTTTAGCTCAGGCACTGTTAGGAGATCCTAAACTCATTATTTTAGATGAACCAACAGTAGGTTTAGATCCTACCCAGGTGAGAGAGATAAGGAACCTTATTAAAGAGCTTGGGAAAGAGAAGACTATTTTACTAAGTACTCATATTCTTTCAGAGGTAGAATTATTATGTAAAAGGGTAATAATTATTAATCGGGGTCGCATTTTAGCTGATGAGAGTTTAGAAGAACTGGTGAAGAAAGCGGGTGAAAAGAGATTTATTTTATTGCTTTCAAGAAAAACAGATTTGAATATCTTTAAGGAAGAAATTGGCGATTGTTTTTCTTTAATAGAATTAAAAGAAGTAACAGATGGATATAAATTGGAATTAAGTCAAAAGAGAGAAGGTGATTTTAGGGAGAAAATTTTTGCCGCAGCTATAAAAAGTAATGGTGTGCTGTTAGAGCTTTTTCCAAAGCGTTCTAGTCTGGAAGAAGCATTTGTAAAGTTGGTTTATAGCGGGGAGGAGCAGTAA
- a CDS encoding ABC transporter permease subunit, with translation MKTWTLAKKDLKILFSSPLAYIVLACFLFISGYFFLSLVAQYQLFSLQAMQMQGIENFTPQEWIIRPYLQNSGVILLFFIPLITMRAFSEEKKLGTFELLLSYPVKEYQIVLGKLMAVGIFIFVALVLNGVGPALLFVYSQPEFLSTLAGYSGLFLLAIGFVSLGLFLSSLTENQIISACLSFGALLILWLLAWIKDIVPKSYQALVNSCSLLTHFESFAKGVISGVDLIYFLSFIIAFIGLTLISLENQRWRV, from the coding sequence ATGAAAACTTGGACCTTAGCAAAAAAAGATTTAAAGATTTTGTTTAGTTCTCCATTGGCTTATATAGTTTTAGCATGTTTTTTATTTATTTCTGGTTATTTTTTCTTAAGTTTAGTTGCCCAGTATCAACTTTTTAGCCTTCAAGCCATGCAAATGCAAGGTATAGAGAATTTTACTCCCCAAGAGTGGATTATTCGGCCTTATCTCCAAAATTCTGGAGTTATTTTGTTATTTTTTATCCCTCTTATTACCATGAGAGCTTTTAGTGAAGAGAAAAAATTAGGTACATTTGAATTGCTGCTTAGTTATCCAGTTAAAGAATACCAAATAGTGCTTGGAAAGTTAATGGCTGTAGGTATATTTATTTTTGTGGCTCTTGTTTTAAATGGTGTAGGTCCTGCTTTGCTTTTTGTTTATTCTCAGCCTGAATTTTTATCTACTTTAGCAGGATATAGTGGTCTTTTTCTTTTAGCCATTGGATTTGTTTCTTTGGGATTGTTTTTATCTTCTCTTACTGAGAACCAGATTATTTCAGCCTGTCTTAGTTTTGGAGCATTATTGATTTTGTGGCTTCTAGCGTGGATTAAGGATATAGTTCCAAAATCTTATCAAGCATTAGTTAATTCTTGTTCCTTATTAACTCATTTTGAATCTTTTGCCAAAGGAGTGATTTCAGGTGTAGATTTAATTTATTTTCTCTCTTTTATAATTGCTTTTATTGGACTCACTTTAATTAGTTTAGAAAACCAACGCTGGAGAGTTTAA
- a CDS encoding MinD/ParA family protein: protein MAFAPIVFSVTSGKGGVGKTNISVSLAYALASLNQRVVLLDGDLGLGNIDVLLGLTPPYNLLHLLRGEKKLKEILYPTDFGFSILPAASGMLEMTTLSNGQKLELLEAMDPLENEVDYLIVDTGAGIHDHVIYFNLAVERRIIVMTTEPTSLTDAYALIKILKNKHKVNNFEIIINMAPDLAQGKETFKKLYLACDKFLDSVSLNLLGIVPLEKKIRKYVQKQKPFMQDKSLKSTKVINQIAKTILNWPKKRELDGNIKFFWKKLLFQNE from the coding sequence ATGGCATTTGCTCCAATAGTATTTTCTGTGACTTCTGGCAAAGGTGGTGTGGGGAAAACAAACATCTCTGTAAGTTTAGCTTATGCGCTTGCAAGCTTAAACCAAAGAGTTGTTCTTTTGGATGGAGATTTAGGATTAGGAAATATAGATGTACTTTTAGGATTAACCCCTCCATACAACCTTCTCCATCTACTTAGAGGAGAAAAAAAATTAAAAGAAATCCTTTATCCCACAGATTTTGGCTTTTCTATTTTACCTGCTGCTTCTGGTATGTTAGAAATGACTACTTTATCTAATGGGCAAAAACTTGAATTATTAGAAGCTATGGATCCTTTAGAAAATGAAGTTGATTACCTCATAGTAGATACAGGAGCAGGTATCCACGATCATGTAATTTATTTTAATCTTGCAGTGGAAAGAAGAATAATCGTAATGACTACTGAACCTACATCTTTAACAGATGCTTACGCTCTGATTAAAATTCTTAAAAACAAACATAAAGTTAATAACTTTGAAATAATCATTAATATGGCTCCAGATTTAGCTCAAGGCAAAGAAACATTTAAAAAATTATATCTAGCCTGTGATAAATTCTTGGATAGTGTATCTTTAAACCTTCTAGGAATTGTGCCTTTAGAAAAAAAGATTAGAAAATATGTTCAAAAACAAAAACCTTTTATGCAAGATAAAAGTCTAAAATCTACTAAAGTTATCAATCAAATAGCAAAAACCATCTTAAATTGGCCTAAAAAAAGAGAATTAGATGGAAACATTAAATTTTTCTGGAAGAAACTCCTTTTTCAGAATGAATAA
- the flhB gene encoding flagellar biosynthesis protein FlhB, which produces MPQRDPSRTEKATPKRRRKARNEGNVPKSGELNKAISILGGLIGLKILLGLISERLSEVYLYFIKQSFNISLNRENIFHLLIYSSKQIAIMVLPIMTFILLLSVVSLRLQVGPLWTTKPLQPKFKNFNLINGIKRLFFDVKTLINMLRSVLQALFVGIAPYIILKTELSHNILNLFYASIPQISSYILQTGYKMTIYALVPMFIIGLADLAYTRWDYEENLKMTKDEVKDERKQAEGDPTIKNKQKKKMLSVMQKRMLQDVPKADVVITNPTHIAVAILYDPTKAPAPIVLAKGANKIAEKIKEIARENNVPIKENKPLARALYKSVEIGETIPEELYRAVAAVLAQLYKYKKQR; this is translated from the coding sequence ATGCCCCAACGAGATCCTTCCAGAACTGAAAAAGCTACTCCTAAAAGACGCAGAAAAGCAAGAAACGAAGGAAATGTTCCTAAAAGCGGAGAATTAAATAAAGCAATATCCATACTAGGGGGACTAATTGGACTGAAAATATTACTAGGTCTTATTAGTGAAAGGTTATCAGAAGTGTATTTATATTTTATAAAGCAAAGCTTTAATATCTCTCTAAATAGAGAAAATATATTTCACTTACTAATATACTCTAGCAAACAAATAGCTATAATGGTCTTACCTATTATGACTTTTATACTATTATTATCAGTAGTTAGCCTAAGATTACAAGTTGGTCCGTTGTGGACAACAAAGCCATTACAACCAAAATTTAAAAATTTTAACTTAATAAATGGTATAAAAAGATTATTCTTTGATGTGAAAACCCTTATCAATATGTTAAGAAGCGTCTTACAAGCTCTTTTTGTAGGAATAGCTCCTTATATAATTCTTAAAACAGAGTTATCCCATAATATTTTAAATTTATTTTATGCATCTATTCCTCAAATATCTAGTTATATTCTCCAAACTGGTTATAAAATGACCATTTATGCTCTTGTGCCTATGTTTATTATTGGATTAGCTGACCTCGCTTATACTAGATGGGATTATGAAGAAAACCTTAAAATGACCAAAGATGAAGTTAAAGACGAACGCAAACAGGCTGAGGGTGATCCTACTATAAAAAACAAACAAAAGAAAAAAATGCTTTCAGTTATGCAAAAAAGAATGCTCCAAGATGTACCAAAAGCAGATGTAGTTATCACTAACCCTACCCATATTGCTGTAGCTATTTTATACGATCCTACAAAAGCACCTGCCCCTATAGTCCTAGCCAAAGGAGCTAATAAGATAGCTGAAAAAATAAAGGAAATCGCTAGAGAAAACAATGTCCCTATCAAAGAAAATAAACCTCTGGCACGAGCCTTGTATAAAAGTGTAGAGATAGGAGAAACAATTCCAGAGGAGCTTTATCGAGCAGTAGCAGCAGTACTAGCTCAGCTTTATAAATACAAAAAACAAAGGTAA
- a CDS encoding flagellar basal body-associated FliL family protein: protein MSKDKDSNNIQQESQKETDKVNLDKDDLEYIEEENKKKKKVELDLDDAPFLQEEEPKEKQEEPATSPSQEKESEEEPTPPPKKKKWLLIGIIALFLILIGGGYFLFFNKTAPPPPTPVEQKPKETKQTPPPPEEKVIPLKQFLVELKNKKKQPLFLEIKLSFATTNNRLEWEIKRKKIVLRDAIYYYLTNKEYNFLANTKNIPKLKQDILNVVNQYLNNGQLKKILIEHYVIS, encoded by the coding sequence ATGTCTAAAGATAAAGATTCTAATAACATTCAACAAGAATCTCAAAAAGAAACTGATAAAGTAAATTTAGATAAAGATGATTTAGAATATATAGAGGAGGAAAATAAAAAGAAAAAAAAAGTAGAATTAGATCTAGATGACGCCCCTTTCCTGCAAGAAGAAGAACCTAAAGAAAAACAAGAAGAACCAGCTACATCTCCTTCTCAAGAAAAAGAAAGCGAAGAAGAACCTACTCCTCCCCCAAAGAAAAAAAAGTGGCTTTTAATAGGTATAATTGCTTTATTTTTGATCCTTATAGGGGGGGGATATTTTTTATTCTTTAATAAAACAGCTCCTCCCCCTCCTACTCCTGTGGAACAAAAACCCAAAGAGACAAAACAGACTCCACCTCCTCCTGAGGAAAAAGTAATTCCTCTAAAGCAATTTTTGGTGGAATTAAAAAATAAAAAAAAACAACCTCTTTTTCTAGAAATTAAACTTTCTTTTGCTACCACAAATAACCGTCTAGAATGGGAAATAAAAAGAAAAAAAATTGTCTTAAGAGATGCAATTTATTATTATCTAACAAATAAAGAATATAATTTTCTAGCAAATACCAAAAATATCCCTAAACTTAAGCAGGATATTTTAAATGTTGTTAACCAATATTTAAACAATGGGCAGTTAAAAAAAATTTTAATTGAACATTATGTAATAAGTTAA
- a CDS encoding FliA/WhiG family RNA polymerase sigma factor, whose translation METLNFSGRNSFFRMNNPWKILEQSGNKFSSLSPREQEEIVKCYSPKIKIIALRLKSKLPNHITLEELISAGTLGLLEALHNFDANQNIKFETFAENRIRGAMLDELRKMDWFSRGMRHKMKQVEEVLQKVESLPQNDIRKYIQNKTGFESQEIENILLALQNQIWLSLEEIQNAISIEHNTTYQPQEKIIKQDLIDKVAKLIKELTNKEQMVLSLYYVDELTMKEIAQVLNITEGRVSQLRSQALQKLKKKFKRKYKEEAI comes from the coding sequence ATGGAAACATTAAATTTTTCTGGAAGAAACTCCTTTTTCAGAATGAATAACCCTTGGAAAATACTAGAACAATCAGGAAATAAGTTTTCCTCTCTTTCTCCCAGAGAGCAGGAAGAAATTGTAAAGTGTTATTCTCCAAAAATAAAAATTATTGCTTTAAGATTAAAAAGCAAATTACCTAACCATATTACTTTAGAAGAATTAATAAGTGCCGGGACCTTAGGCTTATTAGAAGCCTTGCATAACTTTGATGCCAACCAAAATATTAAATTTGAGACCTTTGCAGAAAATAGAATTAGAGGCGCGATGCTAGACGAGTTAAGGAAAATGGATTGGTTTTCTAGGGGAATGCGCCATAAAATGAAACAAGTAGAAGAAGTATTACAAAAAGTTGAATCTCTTCCTCAAAATGACATCCGCAAATATATTCAAAATAAAACAGGTTTTGAATCCCAAGAGATAGAAAACATCCTGCTTGCCCTACAAAACCAGATCTGGCTAAGTTTAGAAGAAATTCAAAATGCTATCTCAATAGAACATAACACCACTTATCAACCTCAAGAAAAAATTATCAAACAAGACTTGATTGACAAAGTTGCTAAATTAATAAAGGAATTAACAAATAAAGAGCAAATGGTACTCTCTCTTTATTATGTGGATGAACTTACAATGAAAGAAATCGCTCAAGTTTTAAATATTACAGAAGGAAGAGTATCTCAACTGCGTTCTCAGGCTTTACAAAAGCTAAAGAAAAAATTTAAAAGGAAATATAAAGAAGAAGCAATATAG
- a CDS encoding M23 family metallopeptidase has translation MLYLFIFLFVGITGVNIYFGYRAINYTNLQNLYHKTAAKLEKQNSQLLSFAKKIKQLESNVAKMSELDRKLRVMMNLEGSTNLLEAIGGTPENSFTFDFIPSYRQEALARKMHNFLEQLTTQTKLEKVRQEQLIELLKNKQAILASTPSIWPTQGWISSGFGYRISPFTGQREFHKGLDISGPVGTPIIAPADGVVVFYGVNGGYGLSLLIDHGNGITTRYAHLQKAVVKKGERVKRGEIIAYMGNSGRSTGPHLHYEVRINGVPVNPLHYILN, from the coding sequence ATGCTCTATTTATTTATTTTTCTTTTTGTAGGAATTACGGGAGTAAATATTTATTTTGGATATAGAGCAATTAATTATACTAATTTACAAAATCTTTACCATAAAACAGCTGCAAAATTAGAAAAACAAAATTCTCAACTTCTTTCTTTTGCAAAAAAGATAAAACAACTAGAGTCCAATGTTGCTAAAATGAGTGAATTAGACAGGAAATTAAGAGTTATGATGAATTTAGAAGGAAGTACAAATCTTTTAGAAGCAATTGGAGGAACACCAGAAAACTCCTTTACTTTTGACTTCATCCCATCTTATCGCCAAGAAGCTCTTGCTCGAAAAATGCATAACTTTTTAGAACAACTTACTACGCAAACTAAATTAGAGAAGGTTAGACAAGAACAATTAATTGAACTTCTAAAAAATAAACAAGCTATTCTAGCCTCTACTCCTTCTATTTGGCCAACCCAAGGATGGATTTCTTCAGGATTTGGCTATAGAATTTCTCCGTTTACAGGACAACGGGAATTCCACAAAGGATTAGATATATCTGGACCTGTGGGTACTCCCATTATTGCCCCTGCAGATGGCGTGGTAGTGTTTTATGGAGTAAACGGTGGATATGGACTTTCTTTATTAATCGACCATGGGAATGGTATAACCACAAGATATGCACATCTCCAGAAAGCAGTTGTAAAAAAAGGCGAAAGAGTGAAACGAGGCGAAATAATTGCTTATATGGGAAATAGTGGTAGATCAACAGGACCTCATTTACATTATGAAGTCCGAATAAACGGAGTTCCAGTAAATCCTCTGCATTATATTTTAAATTAA
- a CDS encoding chemotaxis response regulator CheY → MAVDKNMRILVVDDFSTMRRIIKNILRQLGFNNIVEADDGTTAWDILNKDKIDFIISDWNMPKMTGIELLRKVRASEEFADLPFLMVTAEAQQENIIEAVQAKVSNYIVKPFTAETLQQKIDKIFEAN, encoded by the coding sequence ATGGCTGTTGACAAAAATATGCGTATTTTAGTTGTTGACGACTTTTCTACAATGCGAAGGATTATCAAAAATATTCTTCGCCAATTAGGCTTCAATAATATAGTTGAAGCAGACGATGGAACTACTGCATGGGATATTTTAAATAAAGATAAAATTGATTTTATTATTAGTGACTGGAATATGCCCAAGATGACAGGAATAGAACTTTTAAGAAAAGTACGAGCAAGTGAAGAATTTGCAGATCTTCCCTTCTTAATGGTTACAGCAGAGGCTCAACAAGAAAATATTATTGAAGCTGTTCAAGCAAAGGTATCAAATTATATTGTAAAGCCATTTACAGCAGAAACCCTTCAACAAAAAATAGATAAAATATTTGAAGCTAACTAA
- the fliR gene encoding flagellar biosynthetic protein FliR gives MNLFNFSPDTILSFFLTLFRVSIILFFLPFFGAGAIPNKIKVMICLTLSFALWPYLNFPAHYFPAHPLNICLMIFGEALLGLTLGLIIHFLFAAIQTGGQLVGFQMGFAMINVIDPITGVSEAVTAHFLYMVSILAFLSLNGHLFILRGLAESFKFIPPGQVFFSPFLVKNMLYFSSQIFVLAIKIAAPVMAALFLIDLALALISRAAPQMNVLFVGFPLKIIVGFLFLGFLFEIMVLYMQDFILHLDKYFSIILKGIH, from the coding sequence ATGAATCTTTTTAATTTTTCTCCTGATACAATTTTAAGTTTTTTTCTTACTCTTTTTAGAGTAAGTATAATTCTCTTTTTTCTTCCTTTTTTTGGAGCAGGCGCTATTCCAAATAAGATTAAGGTTATGATTTGTTTAACTTTAAGTTTTGCATTATGGCCCTATCTTAATTTCCCAGCTCACTATTTCCCTGCTCATCCTCTAAATATATGCTTAATGATATTTGGTGAAGCTCTGTTGGGCCTAACCCTTGGGCTTATTATTCATTTCCTTTTTGCTGCCATTCAAACAGGTGGACAGTTAGTAGGATTTCAAATGGGATTTGCTATGATTAACGTAATTGATCCAATTACTGGAGTATCAGAGGCTGTAACAGCTCATTTTCTCTATATGGTCTCAATCTTAGCCTTTCTCAGTCTAAATGGGCATCTATTTATACTTAGAGGTCTTGCTGAAAGCTTTAAATTTATTCCCCCAGGGCAAGTTTTTTTCTCTCCTTTTTTAGTAAAAAATATGCTTTATTTTTCTAGTCAAATTTTTGTCTTGGCGATCAAGATTGCTGCACCAGTTATGGCGGCTTTATTTTTAATTGACCTAGCCTTAGCCCTAATATCAAGAGCAGCCCCACAAATGAATGTCCTTTTTGTTGGATTTCCTTTAAAAATTATAGTTGGCTTTTTATTCTTAGGATTTTTATTTGAAATCATGGTTCTATATATGCAGGATTTTATTCTGCATCTTGATAAATATTTTTCAATTATTTTAAAAGGGATACATTAA
- the flhA gene encoding flagellar biosynthesis protein FlhA, whose translation MAVKVPTINIDYSRFSKQGDLLLAAGVVIILFVMLIPMPTIILDVMLAFNISFALVILITTMFMRTPLEFSIFPSLLLITTLLRLALNVASTRLILLNGDQGTVAAGKVIQAFGNFVVGGNYVIGIVIFLILFALNKMVITTGTTRIAEVAARFTLDALPGKQMAIEADLNAGIIDEDEARRQREAIRREADFYGAMDGAGKFVSGDVKAGMLITLINIIGGFFIGVLQKGMPWQEAAQTYTLLTIGDGLVSTIPSLIISTSAGIIVSRAAAEAQMGEEFLGQLTMHPRALKLVASVLLLFALVPGMPTIAFLILASVLFMLSLIAAKEKARVTKQEQTQASKSQKSQDSPEEVTALLPLDTLSLEVGYGLIPLVDEEQNGNLLTRIKSLRRQFALEMGVIIPAIHVKDNLELKPGEYRVLIKGNEIAKSEILIDHYLAIDPGDIKHKIKGIETLEPAFNMPALWIPKNRKEEALLAGYTVVDPATVITTHLTQIFKRHLHEFLGRQEVQNLLDNLSQRAPKAVEDLVPNILSLGTVQKVLQNLVKEGVSIRDLLTIVETLADYGQTTKDPVQLTEYVRQNMARTIVKPYLSADNTLPIILLDQEIENMFQESLHQTDSGTFLTMDPNLAHKIIQRINQTLENIVVKDGQPVLLVPPVLRPHLAQILIRFIPTLPVISQTEIPPDIKLETIAQVSLNNAN comes from the coding sequence ATGGCAGTAAAAGTCCCAACTATTAATATTGATTACTCTCGATTCTCTAAACAGGGCGATCTATTACTTGCGGCAGGCGTTGTAATTATACTTTTTGTAATGCTTATTCCCATGCCAACAATTATTTTAGACGTAATGTTGGCCTTTAATATTTCTTTTGCCCTTGTGATCCTTATTACCACAATGTTTATGCGCACTCCCTTAGAATTTTCTATTTTCCCCTCTCTTTTGCTTATAACCACTCTTTTAAGATTAGCCCTAAATGTAGCTTCTACCAGACTTATCCTTTTAAACGGCGATCAAGGGACTGTAGCTGCAGGTAAAGTAATTCAGGCCTTTGGGAACTTTGTGGTAGGTGGCAACTATGTTATTGGAATTGTTATCTTTCTAATTTTATTCGCTTTAAATAAAATGGTTATTACCACAGGTACAACCAGAATTGCAGAAGTAGCAGCTCGTTTCACCTTAGATGCCTTACCAGGTAAACAAATGGCCATTGAAGCAGATTTAAATGCAGGTATTATTGATGAAGACGAAGCTAGACGCCAAAGAGAAGCAATTAGAAGAGAAGCTGATTTTTATGGAGCAATGGATGGTGCAGGTAAGTTTGTTTCAGGAGATGTAAAAGCAGGTATGCTTATTACCTTAATAAATATTATAGGAGGTTTTTTTATTGGGGTTTTACAAAAGGGTATGCCCTGGCAAGAAGCTGCTCAAACATATACTTTACTCACTATAGGAGATGGTCTTGTTTCTACCATTCCTTCTCTTATTATCTCTACATCAGCAGGTATTATTGTAAGTAGAGCTGCAGCAGAAGCCCAAATGGGTGAAGAATTCTTAGGGCAACTTACCATGCATCCCAGAGCTTTAAAGTTAGTAGCTAGTGTTCTACTTTTATTTGCTCTGGTCCCAGGCATGCCTACTATTGCGTTCCTGATTCTTGCTAGCGTCCTATTTATGCTCTCTCTTATTGCAGCCAAAGAAAAAGCTAGAGTAACAAAACAAGAACAAACACAAGCAAGCAAATCTCAAAAAAGTCAAGATTCTCCAGAAGAAGTAACCGCACTTCTTCCTTTAGATACCCTTTCTCTAGAAGTGGGATATGGATTAATTCCATTGGTAGATGAAGAACAAAATGGTAACCTTTTAACTAGAATTAAATCTCTTAGAAGACAATTTGCTTTAGAAATGGGTGTTATTATCCCTGCTATTCACGTCAAAGACAACCTAGAATTAAAACCAGGCGAATATAGAGTGCTTATTAAAGGAAACGAAATAGCTAAAAGTGAAATTTTAATAGATCACTATTTGGCCATTGATCCAGGAGATATTAAACACAAAATAAAAGGGATTGAAACTTTAGAACCTGCTTTTAACATGCCTGCCCTTTGGATACCTAAAAACAGAAAAGAAGAAGCACTTTTAGCGGGCTATACTGTAGTAGACCCAGCTACAGTTATAACTACTCATCTAACCCAAATATTTAAACGTCATCTACATGAATTTCTAGGCAGACAAGAAGTACAAAACCTCTTAGATAACCTTTCCCAAAGAGCCCCAAAAGCTGTGGAAGACCTTGTTCCAAATATTTTATCTCTTGGCACAGTTCAAAAAGTTTTACAAAATCTTGTAAAAGAAGGCGTATCAATTAGAGATCTCTTAACTATTGTTGAAACTTTAGCAGATTATGGTCAAACTACAAAAGATCCTGTGCAACTTACAGAATATGTGCGTCAAAACATGGCTAGAACTATAGTCAAGCCTTATTTAAGCGCAGATAACACTTTACCCATTATACTTTTAGATCAAGAAATAGAAAATATGTTTCAAGAAAGCCTCCACCAAACAGATTCAGGCACTTTCTTAACAATGGATCCCAATCTTGCCCATAAAATAATCCAGCGCATCAACCAAACTTTAGAAAATATTGTAGTAAAAGATGGTCAACCCGTGCTTTTAGTACCACCAGTGTTAAGACCTCATTTGGCCCAAATTTTAATCCGCTTTATACCCACTTTACCTGTGATTTCTCAAACAGAAATTCCTCCAGATATTAAATTAGAAACAATAGCACAAGTGAGTCTAAACAATGCAAATTAG
- a CDS encoding tRNA lysidine(34) synthetase: MGRFKKLHFSQKQVIGLCGKLMQSQNMLYEGARVGVALSGGVDSWVLIKTLIIRRKIVPFNFELMILHLNPGFSPTNHKPLLNWLNHNQVAAHIEITDIGPKAHSQENLKKSPCFLCAWERRKKLFELCNKYKLSHLAFGHILDDLVTNFFMNLVQNGRVDGLQAKESFFNGKLTVIRPLLAIDKKTIVQAAKKWKLPIWENPCPSANTTKRSYFKHILSTIAPEKRLVKNIFRGIRRWQLDF, from the coding sequence ATGGGACGTTTTAAAAAATTACACTTTAGTCAAAAGCAAGTTATTGGCCTTTGTGGCAAACTTATGCAAAGCCAAAATATGCTTTACGAAGGTGCACGCGTAGGTGTAGCGCTCTCTGGAGGTGTAGATTCTTGGGTACTTATTAAGACCCTTATTATTAGAAGAAAAATCGTACCTTTTAATTTTGAACTAATGATACTTCACTTAAATCCAGGTTTTTCACCTACAAACCATAAACCCCTTTTAAATTGGCTAAATCATAATCAAGTTGCTGCTCATATAGAAATAACTGACATTGGGCCAAAAGCCCACTCTCAAGAAAACCTAAAAAAATCTCCTTGTTTTTTGTGTGCTTGGGAAAGAAGAAAAAAACTATTTGAATTATGCAATAAGTATAAACTATCACATTTAGCCTTTGGACATATTCTTGATGACTTGGTAACAAACTTCTTCATGAACCTAGTTCAAAATGGGAGAGTGGATGGTCTTCAAGCTAAGGAGTCATTTTTTAATGGAAAATTAACTGTTATTAGGCCTCTTCTTGCAATAGACAAAAAAACTATTGTTCAAGCTGCCAAAAAATGGAAACTTCCTATATGGGAAAATCCTTGTCCTTCAGCTAATACTACTAAACGCAGTTACTTTAAACATATTCTATCCACTATTGCACCTGAAAAGAGATTAGTAAAAAATATTTTTCGAGGAATACGGCGTTGGCAACTTGACTTTTAA